From a region of the Agrobacterium tumefaciens genome:
- a CDS encoding LysR family transcriptional regulator, translating to MDNRAGEMEVFATAAELGSFSSAGRRLGLSPSAVSKLVTRIEDRLGTRLLQRSTRLVTLTPEGEIYLGRARRILADIRETEQIVANGGKVVPRGLLRVNATLGFGERYLLPLAPEFLSLYPEVELDISLTDGVISLIEERTDIAIRSGAMEDSALKARKLLEVRRMIVASPAYLEKYGAPAKPQDLARHNCFSFNFNRNLNEWPFRNPDTDEVYRLPVSGNASVNSGMAMRRLCLSGFGLGRVGEFHVRPDIDAGLLVPVLEDYNPQDLEVIHAVYAGHEHLAARVRAFIDFVADKVAA from the coding sequence ATGGACAATCGCGCTGGGGAAATGGAAGTCTTTGCGACAGCCGCAGAGCTGGGAAGCTTCTCCTCAGCCGGACGCAGACTTGGGCTTTCTCCTTCTGCCGTCAGCAAACTCGTCACACGCATCGAAGACCGGCTTGGCACACGCCTGCTTCAGCGCTCGACGCGCCTTGTGACCCTGACACCGGAGGGCGAAATCTATCTCGGCAGAGCAAGGCGCATTCTGGCCGACATAAGAGAGACGGAGCAGATCGTCGCAAACGGTGGCAAGGTGGTGCCTCGTGGCCTTTTGCGGGTGAATGCTACGCTGGGCTTTGGCGAACGCTATCTGTTGCCGCTCGCACCGGAGTTTCTCTCGCTTTATCCTGAGGTGGAACTGGATATTTCGCTGACGGATGGTGTCATCAGCCTGATCGAAGAGCGGACCGATATTGCGATACGCTCAGGTGCGATGGAGGACTCTGCACTCAAGGCCAGAAAACTCCTGGAGGTCCGACGGATGATCGTCGCCTCCCCCGCCTATCTCGAAAAATATGGCGCACCGGCAAAGCCACAGGATCTGGCCCGCCATAACTGCTTCAGCTTCAACTTCAATCGCAACCTTAACGAATGGCCGTTCAGAAACCCCGACACGGATGAGGTTTATCGACTGCCTGTTTCCGGCAACGCATCGGTCAACAGTGGCATGGCTATGCGCCGCCTCTGCCTCTCGGGCTTTGGCCTTGGAAGGGTTGGAGAATTCCACGTGCGACCGGATATCGATGCTGGACTGCTGGTACCTGTTCTCGAAGACTATAATCCGCAGGACCTTGAAGTTATCCATGCGGTCTACGCTGGCCACGAGCACCTAGCTGCGCGCGTACGTGCTTTCATCGATTTTGTTGCGGATAAGGTCGCGGCGTAG